From Piscinibacter gummiphilus:
TCGTCGTCATGGAACATCGAGGCGTCGAAGCCGCGGCTGTGGAGGTAGACCGGCTCCGACCACGGGCCGCTCGGGTGCGGCGCGGTGACCACGTAGTTCGGCGTGTCCTTGTAGCCGCCGAGCTTGCTGCGCACGTTGGTGAACACCATGTAGAACAGCCCGTCGCGGTAGCTGAGGCAGGGTGCCCAGATGCCGGCGGAGTCGGGGTTGCCGCGCATGTCGAGTTGGCTCTTGCGCGTCAACACATACGAGAGGTGCTGCCAGTGCACGAGATCGCGCGAGTGGTGGATGCGCACGCCGGGCCACCATTCGAAGGTGGAGGTGGCGAGGTAGAAATCGCGGCCCACGCGCAGGATGGCCGGGTCGGGGTGGAAGCCCGGCAGCACCGGGTTCTGGATGGTGGCGCTCATGGTCAGACGAATCGGTTGAACCAGTTCTCCAGCGCTTCCTGCTTGCCGGAGCGCGGGGCGACGTCGGTGTTGCGGTCGAGCGTGCGCTGGGCCAGCGCGGCCAGGTCGAACTTGCCGGCGTGGATGTCCTTGCCCAACTGCGCGTCCCAGCCGGCGTAGCGCTCGGCCACGGCGCGGGCGTGGCCGCCGTCCTGGATCATCTTCTCGGCGATCAGCAGCGCGCGTGCCGCCACGTCCATGCCGCCGATGTGGCCGATGAAGAGGTCTTCCGCATCGATCGACTGGCGGCGCACCTTCGCATCGAAGTTGAGCCCACCCGTGGTGAAGCCACCGGCCTGCAGGATGTAGTACATCGCAAGCGCGGTCTCGGGGATGTTGTTGGGGAACTGGTCGGTGTCCCAGCCGCACTGCATGTCACCGCGGTTCATGTCGAGCGAGCCGAAGATGCCGAGCGTGAGCGCCGTCACGATCTCGTGCTCGAAGCTGTGGCCGGCGAGCGTGGCATGGTTGGCCTCGATGTTGACCTTGACCTCCTTCTCCAGGCCGTACTGCTTGAGGAAGCCGAACACGGTGGCCACGTCGAAGTCGTACTGGTGCTTGGTGGGCTCGCGCGGCTTGGGCTCGATGAGGATGGGGCCCTCGAGCCCGATCTTGTGCTTGTGCTCGACGGCCATCGAGAGGAAACGGCCGAGCTGCGCCAGCTCGCGTTTCATGTCGGTGTTGATAAGCGTCTCGTAGCCTTCACGACCACCCCACATCACGTAGTTCTCGCCGCTGAGCTTCTTCGTCGCGTCCATCGCCTCCTTCACCTGCAGCGCGGCCATCGCGAAGATCTCGGGGTCGGGGTTGGTCGCCGCGCCGCTCATGA
This genomic window contains:
- the xylA gene encoding xylose isomerase, giving the protein MSYLKTIAPIKYEGENSTNPLAFRWYDKDRVVLGKRMEDHLRFAACYWHTFCWNGFDVFGYDGSFERPWHHMADPMEAARAKAEVAFDFFQKLGVPYYCFHDRDVAPEGATPRESVDRLRRMVDVLGEHQQRTGMKVLWGTANLFSHRRFMSGAATNPDPEIFAMAALQVKEAMDATKKLSGENYVMWGGREGYETLINTDMKRELAQLGRFLSMAVEHKHKIGLEGPILIEPKPREPTKHQYDFDVATVFGFLKQYGLEKEVKVNIEANHATLAGHSFEHEIVTALTLGIFGSLDMNRGDMQCGWDTDQFPNNIPETALAMYYILQAGGFTTGGLNFDAKVRRQSIDAEDLFIGHIGGMDVAARALLIAEKMIQDGGHARAVAERYAGWDAQLGKDIHAGKFDLAALAQRTLDRNTDVAPRSGKQEALENWFNRFV